One window of the Eucalyptus grandis isolate ANBG69807.140 chromosome 6, ASM1654582v1, whole genome shotgun sequence genome contains the following:
- the LOC104448015 gene encoding transcription factor bHLH145 — MQLPTFDPLSAPFAMGHGYVLSTCAATGAKMVSNDAGCPLYAHKELPTSRVGQPDESHSWYYWLPRFRQAFIPELNSSVLKDGSLVGPSVDFDGDNRPWMSTGYVEKKFVVFDQSVDHTRIFYSSGIKSPNYCPNSSCVPHNINEEVVRSKSDVNFLSGPTIANFKDDHGGDVQSEMHEDTEELNALLYSDDDFDDSDEDEVDSTGHSPSIMTVQEREEYFGESTEVVASSAWPTKKRKLVDALSSSTQNQDDGNEIEADSNAGDRSSFSGEVSSTCCNKKSCRDRICETISLLEKVLPGTKGKDATVVLDEAIHYFNSLKDEAKALGFSTM; from the coding sequence ATGCAATTGCCTACTTTCGATCCATTATCTGCTCCATTTGCTATGGGGCATGGATATGTCCTTTCAACTTGTGCAGCCACAGGAGCGAAAATGGTCTCTAATGATGCTGGGTGTCCACTCTATGCACATAAAGAACTCCCTACTTCACGCGTTGGTCAACCTGATGAATCTCACAGTTGGTATTATTGGCTGCCACGCTTTAGGCAGGCTTTTATACCAGAGCTTAACAGTTCTGTTCTAAAGGACGGATCTCTTGTTGGTCCTTCAGTAGATTTTGATGGTGACAATAGGCCCTGGATGAGTACGGGATATGTCGAGAAGAAATTTGTTGTGTTCGATCAATCAGTGGACCACACTAGGATTTTCTATAGCTCAGGGATAAAAAGTCCAAACTATTGCCCAAATTCCTCGTGTGTCCCTCATAACATCAATGAAGAAGTTGTGAGAAGTAAAAGTGATGTTAATTTTCTGTCTGGACCAACCATCGCCAACTTTAAGGATGATCATGGGGGTGATGTGCAAAGCGAGATGCATGAAGACACGGAAGAATTGAATGCATTACTTTACTCTGATGACGATTTTGATGACTCTGATGAGGATGAAGTTGATAGCACTGGTCATTCTCCTAGCATAATGACTGTTCAGGAGAGGGAAGAATATTTTGGAGAAAGCACGGAGGTTGTTGCCAGCTCTGCATGGCCAACAAAGAAGCGCAAGCTTGTGGATGCCCTGAGTTCTTCCACTCAAAACCAAGATGATGGGAATGAAATTGAGGCAGATTCTAATGCCGGTGATAGGAGCAGTTTTTCAGGTGAAGTCAGCTCCACATGTTGCAACAAAAAGTCGTGCAGGGACAGAATTTGCGAGACCATAAGCCTTTTGGAGAAAGTACTTCCTGGCACAAAAGGGAAGGATGCAACTGTTGTACTCGATGAAGCTATCCATTATTTCAATTCTCTGAAGGATGAAGCCAAAGCCTTGGGATTTTCTACGATGTGA